The Polynucleobacter sp. JS-JIR-5-A7 region TAAAGGAGTGATTCCTCTTTGGGTGCTCGAACCCTCCGGTATTCAATTGACCCGGGAGTTTATTTTTCAGGACTTTAAGCAGGCATTCGCCTTTATGACTTTATGTGCCCAATATGCTGAGGAGATTGATCATCATCCAGATTGGACCAATTCTTGGAATAAGGTGGTGGTGCACCTCAGCACTCACTCAGCAAAAGCGTTGACTGCATTGGATATTCAGATGGCAAAAGCCATGGACGCTTTTGCCTTACAGGTCCAGACTTAGAAGTTAATGTTCTTCGCCTTCGTGATCTTCTTCATTTAGGCTCATCAAAATCGTCGCTAGTAAGCCGTAGACCACTTCGGTAGCAATCATGCCGTCTTCGTCTAACTCGTCAATTAAGTCATTGAGGCAATCTTCGGTTGGCTCATTGAGTAGGGTCATGGCACATTCGCACCCATAGTCAAAATCTTCGTCGTTTTGGGTTTGATTTTCGTTTGTCATAAATATCCTTAATTGATGGCTCAGAATAGCAAATTACCCCTGGCGGCGGGAGAAATTGATATGCGCCCACAAAAAACCAATAATGATTTATAGTCATTTGAAAATAATAAATAGGAGGCAATATGCAGCTCAATATTAATGGTCAGACACATAATATCGACGTAGAACCCAATATGCCCTTATTGTGGGCTATCCGCGAAGTGGTCGGATTGACAGGTACAAAGTACGGCTGCGGAGTGGCTCAATGCGGCGCCTGCACCGTCTACATGAATGGTGAGCCGGTGCGCTCATGCTCTGTTCCAGTATCTGTGGTTGGTGCCGCTAAGATCACCACGATCGAATCACTTTCTAAAGACAATAGTCATCCTGTGCAAAAAGCCTGGATCGCACTCGATGTTCCGCAATGTGGCTATTGCCAGTCTGGTCAGGTCATGGCAGCAGCAGCCTTATTAAAAAGAATTCCAAAGCCTACTGATGCCGATATTGATAATGCGATGTCGAATATTTGTCGTTGCGGCACCTATCAAAAAATTCGGGATGGCATTCATGTTGCCTCTGGTCAGAAAAAATTAGCGGAAGTATTGGCGCAATACCAAGCTTCTCCAGCGACTCGTGGTTAAGGGGAAGAAGATGACACTAGAAAATCATTCACGTCGCGACTTTATTATCAAAGGCACCCTAGTTGGTGGTGGCCTCATGTTGGGTGTAGGTGCTTTGCCAGAGTTTGCTTTTGCGCAAGCTGGTCAATATGACCCAAATACACCGACCAAGGCTGGTGAGGCTGAGGTCAATGCTTGGGTTAGCATCAAGCCCGATGACACGGTATACATCAGAATTGCGCGTTCAGAGATGGGCCAAGGTACCCGTACGGGCTTAGCGCAACTCGTTACAGAAGAGTTAGAGTGCAACTGGAAAAATGTTAAAACCCAATCTGCAACCCCTGGACAAAGCTTAGCTCGTAAGCGGGTATGGGGTGAGCATGGAACTGGTGGCAGCCGTGGTATTCGTATCTCTGAGGATTATGTGCGTCGTGGCGCAGCTGCTGCTCGCATCATGTTAGTTCAAGCCGCTGCAAACCAGTGGAATGTTCCAGTCAGTGAACTCAAGGTGGATAAGAGTGTAATTACCCATGTACCAACAGGTCGTAAAACTACCTATGGAAAAGTAGCGGAACTCGCATCTACCTTGACTCCGCCTGATCCAAAATCAATCACCTTAAGAGATCCTCGCAACTGGAAAGTGGCCGGTCAGCCTTATGCGCGTTTAGATACGGCAAACAAAGTGAACGGTACTAAAGTGTATGGCGCAGATTTACAGATGCCTGGGATGTTGAGTGCATCGGTGAAGTCGTGCCCAGTATTTGGTGGCAAGCTGGTGAGTTATGACGAATCAAAGATCAAAAATATGCGCGGCGTTAAAGGCGTAGTACAGATTAATGACAGCACACTCGCGGTAGTTGCAGATACTTGGTGGCGTGCCAATACTGCTTTAAATGCCTTGCCAATTATTTGGGATGAGGGTAAGAGCGCTAATGTTTCTCAGAGTGATATTAATAAAATGCTCCGCGCTGGCTTGGATGAGCAGGGGGACTTCTGGCAACGCAAGGTAGGTGATGCGCCTGAGGTAATCAATAGTTCTGCCAAAAAAGTAGAAGCCATTTATTTCACGCCCTTTCAAGCTCACGTGACTATGGAGCCGATGAATGCGACTGTCAAAATTAGTGGCGATCGTGCTGAGGCTTGGGTACCCACCCAAAATGGTGAGGGATCTTTAGCGGCATTATCAGAGGCAACGGGAATACCGCTGGCTAATTGTGAAATATATAAATTGGATTCTGGTTGTGGCCTAGGTCGTCGTGGTTCCACACAAGACTTCACCACTTTTGCTGCCAAGGTCGCGATGAAATATTCCGGCGTGCCGGTGAAAGTTCTCTGGAGCCGCGAAGAAGATATGACGCATGACTTCTACCATCCTATTGCGATGGCAAAAATGACTGCAGGTATCGATGCTGGTGGCAATGTCACTGGTATGCATATCAAAGTCGCAGGCCAATCGATTAATGCCACGCTTGCACCTCAGAATATTAAAAATGGCAAGGATGAGCGCCAACTTCAAGGCCTTTATGAGAATGGCCCTGATGCGCAGCTAGGTTATACATTCCCAACCTTGTTGACTGAATATGTCATGAAGAATACGCATGTGCCCGTGGGCCCATGGCGTGGTGTGAATACCAATCAGAACGGTATTTTCATGGAATGCTTTATGGATGAGTGCGCCAAAGCAGCCGGCAAGGATCCTGTCAAATTTAGGCAGGCTCTGATGCAAAGTCATCCGAAACATTTAGGCGTACTCAATGCGGCGGCCCAAAAAGCAAATTGGGATAAGCCACTGCCAGCAGGAACTTTCCGGGGAGTAGCACAGTTCATGGGATATGCCAGTTACTCGGCTTGCGTTGCTGAGGTCTCAGTCGATGGCAATATGGTGCACGTTAAGCGCCTGGTGTTTGCTTTGAACTCTGGTCATGTGGTGAATCCCTATTTAACGCGTGAGCAAATTGAAGGTTCTGTGGCTATGGCTTTGGGTGCCATCTTTAATCCAGAGATCTCGGTTGAAAATGGACGCATCAAGCAACAGAATTTAGATTCTTACCCAATGCTCAAACTAGCCTCTACACCTCGAATTGAAACGGTTCTTGTGCCAACTTATGATTTCTGGGGTGGAGTAGGTGAGCCAACGATTTGTGTGGTTGGGCCAGCAGTTGCTAATGCCGTCTCTGCAGCCATTGGAAGACCAGTTCGCAACTTCCCGCTTTACAAAGAAGGATTGAGCTTGGCATAGATTCATTTGTTTTATTCGGTTCAAGCTAAGCAAAAATAGCGACCCCATCAGAGAATATTGATGGGGTCGTTTAACATCTACTCATGAGGTATCTCAAAAGCATCTTGTTTCTGATCTCCCTTATCCCCTTGGGGCGTTTGGTATGGCTGGGATATATGGATGACTTAGGCGCTAATCCCATCGAGTTTATGACGCGCTCTACTGGAACTTGGGCTTTAATATTTTTATGTATCACCCTCGCAATGACACCCTTACGTGTCTTGACAGGATCTAGTCTGGGAATCAAATATCGTCGTATGTTTGGGTTGTTCTGTTTTTTCTATGCCTGCGTTCATTTCGCCATTTGGTTTTTCTTGGATCAGAGTCTCGATGTTCAGGCGATGATCCATGATGTTCTCAAAAGACCATTTATCACCATGGGATTTTTGAGTTTCGTTTTATTAATACCTTTGGCCATCACATCAAACCACTGGGCAGTCCGCCAGTTGGGACGTCGTTGGAGCTTATTACATCGATTAATCTATGTCATTGCTTGTACGGTGATTGCTCACTACTGGTGGCATAAGGCTGGTAAAAATGACTTGCAGACTGTATCGATTTATGCCGGAGTAATACTGTTACTGCTATCGATTAGACTTCCCGTGGTGCGAGACAGAATTACCTTATTGGTCGGGAAGTAGGATGAATACTATTCGTATTCAGTTAGCAGTATGCCTACTGTTATTGGGATGTTCAGCCAGCGCGCAAACCCCTTCAAACCAAGGAATGCAGACCTTTTCTCCCTATACCCCTGAACAGTTAAAAGCTTTTAATGAGCAAAAAATTTCTCCAGCAGAAGGGCCTTTTGGGCCGGTTGGATCAAATCAACAGCAAATGAATTTGCAGCAACCACCACAGTTAAATTCCAAGTTTTTCAATGCCCCTGTTGGCGAACAAGAGGCTGAAGCTTTGGAAACAGGGTCAGCAGCACCCTACCAGCCCATGACCCCGGCGATTTCTTTTTAGTGCTTTTGGATTTGAAATCAATCAGAGAAAATTAATTCGGGGATTGCATCAAGACTGAGGAGTGATTTTGCTGTATCAGGGGTAGCGTTAAGCCAATCATTAAATAGTTCAGGTCGCAATGGGACGACTGTGCGCTTTTCATCTTCAGGATGATGGCATCGATTCATTAATGGATGATGATTTGCATTGATCGTCAGCATTGAGAATGACACAATCAGTTCGCCAGTTTCTGGTTCAGTCCAGGTATCCCAAATAGAGGCAATTGCCATGGGCTCACGATTAGCCTGTTGAATTTTGGTGCGCACTGCCCTGCCAGATTCATAGCAGGGTTCATAAAAAGCATCTGCCAGAGCGAGTGCGAAGTGCCGCTGAGACCATGCCTGTTTATATGAGGGTTTTTGGCTGACAGTTTCAGATCTGGCGTTATAGGTTTTCCTGCCAAAGTCTTCATCTTTTGCCCAAGACGGTATCAAGCCAAAACGCGCAGGACCAATGGCTGTGCGTTGGGTATTATGACTTTTTAGAATGATTGTTCCAGGATAGGTTGGAAACACATCATGCGTGCTGGATGTTGGTAGATCGAGATCAAAGTGGGCTTTGACCCAATCGATATTGACGGTGGTGAGGTATTGAACGCACATCAGTTTATTTTACTGTTGAGGCTGCTGTTACTATTAGGGCTACTTTTAAGAAAGCCTAGAAAGATCAAACCTGATGAAACCATTTATGTCTCCATTAAAACCAAGGACAGTACACCTCATTTTTGCCGGCCTTTTGAGTTTTGCATTGTGTAGTGCTGCGTATGCACAGCAAAGCGGTTTACCTATTAATGCCGCAGCCTCGGTGAATGGCGCCATCATTACAAACGATATGGTTGAGCAAGGTATCAAAGTTGCAATCTCACAAGGTCAAAAGGATTCTCCAGAGCTCCGTAAAATGGTGATAGAGAAGTTCATCGAGGTATTGTTGTTATCACAGCAAGCTGAAAAAGATGGTTTGGCCAATTCTGAAAAAGCCAATGCTCAGCTGACGATGATTCGCCAAAATTATTTGGCAGACCTAGAGCTGTCTACTTTCATGGCGCAAAATCCGATTTCCGATGCCGATATTCAGGCAGAGTACAACAAGCAGGTAGCATCCCTTGGCCCTCAAGGCATGATCATAGAATACAAGATTAGTGATATTGCGCTAGCCACAGAGGCAGATGCTCAGGCTGCTTTAAATCGCATTAAGAAGGGCGAAGCCTTTGATAAGGTGGCTAAAAGCGTTTCATTGGCGCCGAATAAAGCGCAAGGCGGTGCTGCAGGTTGGGTTCAACCTGGCCAAGTACCACCGCAAATATCTGCTGTATTAGTCAATCTTGGAAAAGGGCAAACATCTGCTCCGATTCAATTGCAACAGGGCTGGTATTTAGTAAAGCTGGAAGATAAAAAGTCCAGTAAGCCACCTACTTTTGAGCAGGCCAAACCAGCGATTCGTGCTGGCCTAGCGCAGAGAAAGCAATTTGAATTTGTTTCTGGGATTGCAAAGAATTCAAAAATCGTTGTTCAGTAATAGCGATGTATTGAATTTGATGCTCAGAATAAAAAGGACTCCTCGGAGTCCTTTTTATTTGCGCTCAAGCGTCACAAAATTAAAATGAATATTGTTTTCTGAGCCTGGGGTGCGTTCCACTTCTTTCCAGGCGGATTCGTTAGGGATTTCAAAGAAAGTGTCGCCACCTTGAACATCCATCTCAATCTCGGTAATGTATAAGCGATCTGCTTTATCAAAGGCTTGCGTAAATAATTGTTCGCCACCAATTACAAATACTCTTGGGGCTTCATTTAATTGATTGAGGGCCGCATCTAGAGAGCTAGCAAGTTCTCCACCAGCGGCCTCATAGTTGGCATTACGGCTGACAACGATATTCCGTCGGCCTGGCAGTGGGCGACCAATCGATTCCCAAGTCTTGCGACCCATAATGACCGGGTAGCCCATAGTGACGCGCTTAAAGAATTGCAAGTCTGCCGAAATTTTCCAGGGCATTTGATTGTCGCGACCGATCACGTGGTTTCGTGAGCGCGCAACAATCATCGAGATAGCAGGTTGTGTCATGTCTGAGGGATTTCTTAAACAGCTACTGGAGCTTTGATATGGGGATGCGATTCGTAACCAACAATTTCAAAATCTTCGAATTCATAATCAAAGATCGAAGCAGGTTTACGCAAGATATTGAGCTTTGGCAGAGGGAAGAAATCTCGAGAGAGCTGAAGATCTACTTGTTCTAGGTGATTGCTATACAAGTGGCAATCACCACCTGTCCAAATAAAGTCACCTACTTCTAAGTTACATTGTTGGGCCATCATGTGGGTCAACAAAGCATAGCTAGCGATATTAAAGGGCACACCGAGGAAGATATCAGCGCTGCGTTGGTAGAGTTGGCAAGATAATTTGCCATCAGCCACATAGAACTGAAAGAAGGCGTGGCATGGCGCTAAAGCCATCCTTGGAATATCCGCTACGTTCCATGCTGAAACAATGATGCGACGGGAGTCTGGATTCTTTTTAATCGTCTCAAGGACTTCAGTGATTTGATCAATGTGCTGACCATTTGGTGCGGGCCATGACCGCCATTGATAGCCATAAATCGGACCTAGATCACCATCAGGTGCAGCCCATTCATTCCAGATAGAGACGCCACGTTCTTTAAGCCAATTGTTGTCAGTGCTACCTTTGAGAAACCACAGCAACTCGTAAATGATGGATTTGAGGTGGAGCTTCTTGGTGGTAACCATGGGGAAGCCTTCAGCTAGATTAAAGCGCATCTGGTGCCCAAAAACTGAGATCGTGCCAGTACCCGTTCTATCTGACTTATTGACGCCCTTGGAAAGGACTTCTTTCATGAGATCGTGATATTGGCGCATAAAAATTGGCTAAAAGGGGTTTAGTAAATAAATGAAAGGATAGCTTACTCGAATGTGGGCGACTTCACCCCAAGTGCCTTATGGAGCTTAGGGGAGGTGGTGGTGTACTGCAACTGGATTTGTTTTTCAGGGTTCAGGTATGCGGCTGCCGCAAAAGCAGCTAAGGCCGCCTCATGAAAGCCTGACAAAATGAGTTTCTTTTTCCCGGGGTAAACATTGATGTCACCGACTGCATAAATTCCTGGAATACTGGCCTGAAACTTTTCAGTATCGACAGTAATTTGCTTGCGATCAATATCAAGACCCCACTCTGCAATGGGGCCTAATTTGGGAGAGAGGCCAAAGAAGATCAAGAGATCATCCAAAGGAAGCAATGTGGTATTGCTATCAATGTCGGTGATCGCAATATCAGTTAATTGACCCTCTTTAGTCTCGTATCCAGTAATTTGACCAATGAGTAATTGCATTTTTCCAGCGGCACACAGTGCGCGCATTTTGGCAATAGATTGTGGAGCCGCTTTAAAGTCATCGCGACGATGAATCAAGGTGACGCTCGCTGCTTTGTCTGCAAAGTACAAGACCCAATCGAGTGCGGAATCTCCACCGCCGCAAATAACAATACGCTTGCCGATAAATCGTTCTGGATCTTTGATGTGATAGAAAACTTGCTTACCCACTAAACTATCAATGCCCTCTAGGTTGAGTAGTCTGGGTTGAAAGGCACCAACACCGGCAGCAATAAAGACGGTCTTAGCCAGGAAGTAGTGATTCTGTGATGTGCCAATCAAAAAACGGCCATCGGCTTGTTTCTCGAGTTGAGTGACTTCTTGCCCTAAATGAAACTGTGGACTAAAAGGTTCAATTTGTTTGAGAAGGTTATGCGTGAGTTCACGCCCAGTACACACCGGTATCGCAGGAATATCGTAAATGGGTTTATCAGGATAGAGCTCTATACATTGACCACCAGCTTCTGGTAGTGAGTCAATGACGTGGGTTTTGATATCGAGCAGTCCAAGTTCAAAGACTTGGAAGAGGCCCACAGGACCGGCGCCAATGATGACTGCGTCAGCTTCTGTGGGTGAGTACAAATCAATGCTCGTGTAGTTGTGGATTACTTTGCTAACTGATCGAGTTTGTTTTTGACATCTTTCCACTCATCAGCGTCTGGAAGGGCGGACTTTGATTTAGTGATGGATGTCCATGATGAAGAAAGCTCAGCATTAAGTTTGATGAAGTCTTGTTGATCTCCAGGGACGTCGTCTTCCGCATAAATCGCATTGACAGGGCACTCAGGAACGCACACTGCGCAATCAATGCACTCGTCTGGATCAATGACTAAGAAGTTGGGGCCTTCGCGAAAGCAGTCAACTGGACAAACATCGACGCAGTCGGTGTATTTGCAACGGATGCAGGATTCGGTAACAACGTATGTCATAGCGTTTAATCTAAAGAGCCCAAATTAAGAATTGGGAAATTATAAAAGGTCAATTTTAGCCGAAATGAGCCATTTTTAGCGCTTATGACCCTTTTGGTGGCTTTGCAAAATGAGGACTATCCTAGGGGCTGAAAATTGAGTAAAAAGAGCATCTATTATGAAAATACTGATTGTTGGGGCAGGTGGAATCGGGGGGTTTTTTGGGGCCAAATTGCAGCAGTCAGGCGCAGATATCACTTATTTATTACGTGAGCAGCGCCAGCAGCTGATTCAAGCCCAGGGATTGACTATCGAGACTCCGAAGGGCAGCTTTATGGTCCACCCTAAAACGGTCTTAGCCGCCCAGTTGGAGCCTATTTACGACCTCATCATTTTGGCCTGCAAAGCCTTTGATTTGGATGATTCGTTAAAGTCGATTGCCAAAGCAAGCTCTCAAGGAGTGATCCTACCTTTTTTAAACGGGTTCACGCACCTCGAGGTTTTGGACCGTCAGTTCGGCAAAGAGCGAGTGATGGGTGGGGTAGCCCATATCGCTGCAACCATTTCTGAATCGGGCTCAGTAAAACAGCTAACCGAATTGGGTTCATTCACAATAGGCCCCAGAACACCACAACAAGTCGCACTGAGTCAGGAACTCTTTTCGCTGTGCAAAAAAACCGATTTCGATGCTTTCTATCATGAGAATATTGAGCAAACTTTGTGGGATAAATGGGTGTTCTTGGCAACCTTAGCAGGCGTGACAACCATCTGTCGCGGCTCTATTGGCGAGATTACCGCAACCCCTTATGGCAAAGATCTCAGCAAGCGAATGTTCGCAGAATGCTGTGCTATTGCTAGTAGTGAAGGTCATCCCATTGCCGAGAAGACTCAATTGAGCTCTCAAGAAATTCTGACAAAAGAAGGCTCACCTTTTACAGCCTCAATGCTGAGAGACTTGCTGGCAAGCAAGAAAAATGAACATCAACATATCTTGGGCGATTTGATTGGTTTTGCTAATCAGGGATCTATAGACTGCCCGCTATTAAAAATTGCCTTTACCCATATGGCGGTCGAGAGTAAGAGTGAAGTCTAAGCAAGGGCTTTCCCTAGGGCTTTGGTTTTCAGAAGATAAACCTCAATTGATTACACTTTAGGCATTCACACGAATAAACCCTGTCAAGAAAGAATGGACTATGGAAGAGTATCGGCTACAGATCGATAAAACAGCAAAACCGTTATTGATTATCGATTACACCTTTGGGAGTGATCGCAGTTTGGAGTTAATGAAATCTACCAACTTACCAACTGCTCTGCAAAATGCTAAGGTAAAAACGGAGTTTGATTTAGCGCATGCCTGGAGCGACTTTGCCCGTAAGTATTTACAGAAAACAAAAGAGATTGCGGCAACCCCTATTTGCTGGCAAGGTCATTACGATCAGTTGGGTCGAGTGATGCTTGAAATGATGCGCTTAAGCAGAGATAAGCAAGAGATGGACGATAAAGAGGGTGTTTACGAAATGATCCCCAATCTTGAAGAGATTCCCTTTGTCAGTAAACCCTCTCGTCTTGAGGACAAGATGTTTTGCCGTATTTGGCTTTCCTTAATTCGCCATCCAGCCTTTATTGAGATGGAGTTAGATGAGGATGAGCTGGCAGCATTCAATTACTGGCAAGGTTTATTTACGCTGGCTTTGGGTAAGACGAATAGTGAGCTGCTAAAACAGGCTGCTTAATTCATTACAGTGGAAATAAAAAAGCGCTCCCAAGGGAGCGCTTTTCTTTTACTGAAACTACCTAACATCAACCTCCGTAGAGGAACTTCGGTAGCCACAATGTCATACCTGGCCAGATGTACATGAAGACCATACAGGCAATCACAATGAACATGTAAGGCATCATGCCTGCAAAAATCTGATTGAGTGTGACGCCTGGCGGCGATACCCCCTTGAGATAGAAGGCAGACATCGCAACCGGTGGTGACAAGAATGCTGCTTGCAAGTTCACAAATACCAAGGTTCCCCACAAGAGCGGATCGATGTTGAAGTGAGCTAACAAAGGCAAGAAGATCGGCACGAAAATAACAATAATTTCAGTCCACTCTAAAGGCCATCCTAGGAAGAAGATGATCGCTTGAGAGAGCAGCATGAACTGAATAGGTGTCAGATCTAACATGAGCACCCATTTTTCAATGATCGATTGACCGCCCAAAATCGTAAACACAGCCGAGAAGAGTGCTGAACCTACGAACAACCAGCACACCATCGATGTTGTTTTAGCTGTCAAGAAAACGGCTTGCTTAGTGCGCTCAAAGTCTAGGGTGCCCGCTTGTAGTGCCAGAATGAAAGCACCCAATGCGCCCACTGCAGCAGACTCAGTTGCGGTAGTAATGCCGAGCAGGATGACGGCCAAGACTAAGAGAGTCAGCACGCCTAGAGGCATGACAGACTCAATCAATAGTTTGAGGATTTCAAACTGCTCTTCATCTAACTTAATGTAGTAGTAAATGAGTAGCAAGCCGAAGAGGATGCAGGTCAAGCCAAAATACAGCTCGAAGTTTTCTGGTGGTCCAGTATCAGCTTCTGCCACGGCGCCAGCTTCAATAGGATCATCTCCAGAGGCAGCATCGAGAGCAACCAAAGGTGCATCTTCTTCAACCTCTTTGGATTTACTGTTGTTATTGGAGGTGGCATCAATGGCTACTAGAGTCTCTTCAACCGGCTCTGCAGCGCTTGTAGAGGCTTTGGCGACTTGAGTTGCTACTGGCACGTTCAAGGCATCTTTTGCAGATTGCTGATGAATCATGACGTACCACCACACTCCCCACATAGTCACTGCAACCAAGATTAATGGAGTTAATGCAGCCAATACATTTTTGAATATTTTGCCAAAAGACAACTTTGCGTCAACCGGCGCATTCAATAGTTTTGCTGGCGAGAACAAAGCTTTAAATGTGGCAAGCAGCATATTGCTTGCATAGTTCTCACGCAGGAAACGAATCGTCGGTGGAATTGGAACGATGAGTTGCTCTGGGGGTAGCTTCGGTGCGACTTTGGGGTTAATTAAAGCCCAACCAATGATGTACACCAAATATAAGAATGCCAGGAAGAAGCCTGGCACCATCGCCGCAGCATAGAGCTTAACGACAGATTGGCCTGCAACAGCCGCATACACAATGATCATTACTGAAGGCGGGATCAAAATACCTAGGGTGCCTCCTGCAGTAATAACGCCAGCAGCAAGCCGCGTATCGTAGCCTGCATTGAGCATAGGCTTCATGGCAATCACACCCATGAGAACAACTACGGCGCCAACGAGACCGCTTGCGATACCCCAGAAAGTACAAACAATCAGAGTAGCTACAGCCAATGAGGCTGGCACACGACGAAATGCGAGCTGAATACTGTAGAACATCTTATCTACCAGCGCCCCTCGTTCCATCACATAGCCCATTAATACAAAGAGCGGAATGGATAGCAGGACATCATTCGTCATACCCCCAAAAGTTCTTTGCACCATGAGAGTAAACACTTTGTTTGCAGCCCAGCTTTGTGAGGGATCATAAAACGCTGCAAAACCAAACATCATGCCTAAGCCCATCAGGGTAAAGGCGGTTGGGAAGCCCAGCATGATTACAACAATAATCAAGCCGAGCATGGCTAAGCCAAGAATTGGATCACTCATGATTTATCTCTTTAGTTTGACCAATGCGATGGTGTGCTGCTTCATCGATATTTTTGGCATTTTTGATTGCGAGTTGACGGGCTTCTTCATCAACGTGAGTGGAAGAAGCTAACTGCTGTTCAATCACATCGATTTCTTCTGCATCTTTTAAGCGGGCTGGCCATTCGCCTGTCTTGAGGCAAAGAATGCAACGCATAATTTCAACCACACCTTGCAAGAGCACAAATGCGCCTGCAATCGGAATGATGGTTTTAAATGGATAGAGGGGCGGACCATTAGCAATTTGAGTCGTGTGTTCGCCGATGCGCCAAGATTCTGCTGCATAGGTGTAGCCTGCATAAACCAAAGCGGCAATACCAGGCAGGAAAAAAGTAATGTACAAAATTAAATCTAGAGTTGCTTGTGTGCGGGGTTTCATGGAGCCATAAAGGAAGTCGCCACGAACGTGTCCGTTTTGTGCCAAGGTATAGGCGCCACACAGCATAAACAGAGTGCCGTATGCCATGACAGATAGCTCACCAATCCATGCCGATGGGGAATTAAATGCATAGCGCCGAACAACGTCTGTAAAGACCATCAGCATCAGTAGAACCACAAGCCAAGCAGCAGCTTTGCCTACAAAAGTGCTGATTTCATCTACTCTTAGCATGAATTTATCCATGAAATACTCTCCTAAAACAACTATTTATTTCTCTGGGGAAATATAAAAAACCGGACGGGGGTACCGTCCGGTCAGATACTCTTAAAACGCTATTATAAAGGCAAATTAAGCCTTGAAGTAATGGTCGTAGGCGATCTTCATATCAACGTTTACAAGCAAATCCCAGCGAACTGCGCGTTGGGCAAAGGCTTTTTGTGAATCTAGTACCTTCTTGAACATTGGGAGTTCAGCAGCCTTTTTCGCAATAATCTTGTCCCAAGCATTCAACTGGGCCACCAAAATAGACTTCGGCGTAGCGTAGAACTTCACTTTGTCTTTGGTTTGTAGCTCAGCGAAGTCTTTGGAATAGCGATCGATTGCTTTCCAGGACATATCAGCAGAAGCTGCCTGAGTGCCATAGGTAAGGATGGCTTGAAGATCAGCAGGCAAGGAGTTGAATTTCTTCTTATTGAAGATAATTTCAAATTGCTCTGAAGATTGGTGGAAGCTTTGGAGCATGTTGATCTTAGATACGTCTGGGAAGCCGAGGATACGGTCTGAAGACGCGTTATTAAACTCAGCTGCATCGAGAACGCCGCGATCCATCGCTGGAATAATCTCGCCGCCAGGCAAGGCCTGAACTGATGCACCCATATCGGTGAAGATCTCAATCGACAAGCCAACAGTACGGTATTTCAAGCCCTTCAAATCATCCGTTTTAGCGATTGGCTTTTTAAACCAGCCTAATGGCTGAGTTGGCATTGGACCATAAGGGAAGGAAACGACGTCGAGCTTAAGGTCGCTATAGATCTCATTGAGCAATTGCTGACCACCACCATATTGGTTCCAAGATAGCAATGTATTGGCATCCATACCAAAAGCAGGACCAGATC contains the following coding sequences:
- a CDS encoding TRAP transporter substrate-binding protein; its protein translation is MSETTNNSPRRKFLKNAAVGSAGAAAMAFPMISSAQTVNLRFQSTWPAKDIFHEYANDYATKVNAMSGGRLKIEVLPAGSVVKAFDMLDAVSSGTLDGGHGVLAYWYGKSPALALWGSGPAFGMDANTLLSWNQYGGGQQLLNEIYSDLKLDVVSFPYGPMPTQPLGWFKKPIAKTDDLKGLKYRTVGLSIEIFTDMGASVQALPGGEIIPAMDRGVLDAAEFNNASSDRILGFPDVSKINMLQSFHQSSEQFEIIFNKKKFNSLPADLQAILTYGTQAASADMSWKAIDRYSKDFAELQTKDKVKFYATPKSILVAQLNAWDKIIAKKAAELPMFKKVLDSQKAFAQRAVRWDLLVNVDMKIAYDHYFKA